TACTGCCGAGGAGCAAACAGTGGCCCAAGGAGATGGAGTCCACAGGGCTGGTTAGCAGCGGAGCTGGGATTCCAAGTCTGCTCTTTCTGGCTCTCTGCCCAGAGCTTCGTATCCTGTTCCCTGAGGCAGGACAGAAAGTGTCGTGATGGTGCAGGTGATGTTGGGAGGGAAGGCAAGCCTTTCCTTGCTCCATAGACCCGGCTGTGGGCAGGGATGGGACTCTGGGTGCCCCACAGCAACCCAGGACAGGGTATGCAGGGTCTTGAAGTTTCTCTGGGTGTTGGGCAGAGCTGAGTTTCAGTTCTACTTGATCTCTTGCGGCTGGTGACCTTGAGAGAGGCCTTTGGCCTCTCCTAGCCCAGTTTAACAGTTACCTCTCAGCATTGTTGTGTGGGTTGGAATAATAAAGGCCCTGGAACATAGCAGGAGGCCTTATTTTCCTGTTTCCGTGGAAGGAAAAAGACCCCAGCCACCTGAGATTTTCTTTACATTCGtccccatttcctttttttctatagCGATGATcattctgggtttcccaggtggctcagtggtaaagaatccagcttataatgtgggagatgcaggagacgtgtgttcAGTCTgcgttcagaagatcccctggaggaggaaatggcaacccagtccaatattcttccctggagaatcccatggacagaggagcctagcaggctaccgtccctagggtcacaaagagtcggacacgactgaccacgCACACGATTATCACCCTCGTTATCACCCTATGAccactttaaatgtttttttttgctTAGTAAACACTATGAAGTTGGATCTTTGCTTTGGTTTCTGTAGTGTCCCAATTGGACAGAACAGTGTCTGACACCTAGTAGGTGCTCGTTATCAATGTTTGTTGATTCCATGATGTTAACCTGTAACATGTCCAGTAGAGACTCTTAGTTCGGGTTGCGAGGGGCAGAGgaggaggcaaggatacacacAGCAGCCTTAGACAAGGTGTGCCAGGCCTGTCTACCCGCAGTGCCTCCACCCCTCGGGGCCTGGGGGTCCCCGGCTCCCACTCCTTGGTAGAGTGAGAGTGCCCACAGCTTGATCCCTCATCCTTAGTATGCCTGGTGCTGTTGGGGGACAGGATGGTTTCTGCTGGGAAGGACTTCCAGGAGGAGGTTGCCATCTATTTAAAGGTTTGAAGGAAGCGCAACAAATAATATGTTATATAGGGCTCCCCAGGtcgctcagctgtaaagaatttgcctatcaatgcaggagatgcagcttccacccctgggtggggaagaccccttggagaaggaaatgacaacccactccagtattcttgcctaggaaatcgtaggatagagtccatggggttgcaagagtcaggacaggacttagcgactaaacaacaacaacaacatatgtgtaacatatatgaacatatatgtCAAGCGATCTACCCAATGTCTCCCAACCGGCTCGCCCTGGTAGCGGGTGGGCAGCCCCCTATTGGAAGCAGTCCTGGATGAAGATGGCCCACAGCCCCCTTCTCCGAGTTCCTCCTGCGCCAAGTgtgagtggggaggggcaggcgTGGGGGTAGAGGCCGCTAGAGCTGGGAGGCGACCTGGTACGGCCGGGCTCTCAGATCATCTCTCCGCAGGCCCAGGGGTGCTGGGGACCCCGCCCGCCTGCGGGGCCAGGGCTCGGCTCTGCCCGCCCACCGCGGGGCGGGACGCAGGCTCCGCGGCGCGGGGACCGCGCGCTCCTGGAAGCAGCCACCGCGCCTCCGCGCGCCGGGCCCTCGCGGCGTCTCCCGGGTCCCTGGGCGCCGGCCCGGCCCGCGGCCGCCGCTGCCTCTCCCGGGCCCGCGGCTCCTGCCGCAGTCGCCGGCGGCGGAGCAGCGCTCCAGGTACCGAGCCCGGGCGGGAGCGGGGCCGGAGACCCGCGGCcgggtggggagggggtcctTCTCTCCCGGCCGGCATCCTCCAGCTCGCCGCGGGGACCGCGTCTGCCAGAGCCCGGGGTGCCTCTGCGCTGGGTCCGAGACCTGCCCTCCCCCTCCAGGGGCTTGGCTCTGGCCCGTGGGGCCCCCAGCCTGCGACCCCCAGCACCTCGGGTGCTCCTTGGCACCTCTGTGTCCACTCGCCGAGAGGGGCTTGCCCCGGCCTGGAGAGCGCCCAGTGGCCCTGGGCTCTCACCTACCCAGGGCCCTGCCCTCGACCCATCTCACCGCCCGCCCCTTCCAGGAGCTCTGCGCCCACCCGGCCAAACGCCCCGAGTCCCCCTTCCCGTCCTCCTGACTTGCCTCTCGCTCCTGCTGGAGGACTCCGCTCCTCAGGTGCCCCCTCCCAAACTCCCTACCCAGGTGTTCGCTCCAGGTGTTTCTACATCACACCCGAGGACGCCCCCAGACCCCCTCTCCATCCCCCTCGGGGTGCTGACCCTGACCCAGAggcgcccccccccccatccccaccttccCCGCCTTCCCACCAGCCAGCCTCCACGCCCACCCGACCCGACCCCCCTGGGGCCTCACGTCCTCGCCCTCCGCCCCCATGGTCCCAGAGCAAGTCCCCGCCAACCACAGCACCCCGGACTGGGGATCGGGGCCGCCGTGGGCACCCGGGGGCAGCGGCTGGGTGGCCGCCGCGCTGTGTGTGGTCATCGCGCTGACGGCGGCGGCCAACTCGCTGCTCATCGCGCTCATCTGCGCGCAGCCCGCGCTGCGCAACACCTCCAACTTCTTCCTGGTGTCGCTCTTCACGTCGGACCTGATGGTGGGGCTGGTGGTGATGCCGCCCGCCATGCTGAACGTGCTGTACGGCCGCTGGGTGCTGGCGCGGCGCCTCTGCCTGCTCTGGGCCGCCTTCGACGTGATGTGCTGCAGCGCCTCCATCCTTAACCTCTGCCTGATCAGCCTGGACCGCTACCTGCTCATCCTCTCGCCGCTGCGCTACAAGCTGCGCATGACGCCGGCGCGCGCCCTGGCGCTGGTCCTCGGCGCCTGGAGCCTGGCCGCGCTCgcctccttcctgcccctgctgctgggctggcacgAGCCGGGCCGCGCGCGGGCACCCGCGCCGGGTCAGTGCCGCTTGCTGGCCAGCCTGCCCTTCGTCCTCGTGGCGTCGGGCCTCACCTTCTTCCTGCCCTCGGGCGCCATCTGCTTCACCTACAGCAGGATCTTGCTGGCCGCCCGCAAGCAGGCCGTCCAGGTGGCCTCTCTCACCACTGGTACTGCCGGCCAGGCCTTGGAGACGCTGCAGGTATGGAGGCGGGGGCTCGCAGGGAGACCCGGGCGTGGGGGACGGAGAGGAATGAGCAGTCGTTGGGTGCCCACTGGGCATCCACGGCTCAGTATACAATTGCTGGCACTTTCAAGTGGTCATTCCCAGCGCCCATCTTCCTTCTGAACTCCAGACTCAATGCCCAACCGTCCACAGGACCCTCCAGGATGTGGGCAGGTTTCCCAAGGGTAACATGTGCAACAGGGCATTCAGGGGGTCCCAGCTCTCTCCACTTGCTCCTCACCCATCTTCCCCATCACGGCCAATGGCACCATCATGGCATCGTGGCCCAGAAACTTAGGAATAATTTCTCTCTCGTGCTCAGGGGATTCATTCACAAGCCCCTCTATACCTGGGTCATCTCCAAGGACACCTTCCTGATATCCTGATCCAAGCCACTATTGCTTCTTCCTTTggagcctttttcttttcttcctgtgctgggtcttcaatgAGGTGCCCAGGAAGCTGCCCCACAGTACATGAACTCttctttccccaaccagggactgaacctgtgtcctctgcattggaagagggattcttaaccaccggaccaccagggaagtcccttacctGGGAGCCTTTGATCGTCTCCCGCTGCCTCCCGCTGCCTCCCGCTACCTCCACCCCCAAcccactcctatccattttctgcacaaagagaaacaaaagggcGATCCCCTCACTTCTTTGCTCCAAACCCTTCAGCGGCTTCCATGGCTCTTAAGATGGAGAGGAGACCCGGGCCAGGATCTGGCCTGGGACCCGGTCCTGCCGGCCTCTCCAGCTGCACCTCCTCCCTtacccacttcctgcttctctgcaCCAGCCCTGTGTCCTTCTGACGCTGCTGGAAGGTGCCAGGCTGTGTGCCCAGGTCTTTGCACTGGCTGTGCCCTCTGGAATGTTCTTCCTCTGGGGCTGTCCTTTCCTGACTCTTTAGTTCACAGGTTACTCCTTCCCAGAGGCCCACCCTGACCACCTGTCTGCAGACCTCCCCGCCGTCTGCTACCTCCATCTCAACCCCCAGTTAATTTCTTGGTTTGTTCATTGTCTGCTCCCTCACCGGCGTGTAAGCTCCCACAGGGGCTGGGCTTACCTGGGTGGGTTTCCATCTCCACTGCACCTGGTAGGTGTCCCCTGACTCCTTGTGAATGGGGTGGGTGCTCTTAGCTGCAGGCCCTGCAGCGTCTAGAGTGGAGCAGGTTCCGCAGCACCTGAGTCCTGGCACCCTGCTGCCCAGGGATGGGCATTCAGACTGCCCAGGCCTGAGCCCCAGAGAACTAGACCACAGACCCCCAAGAAGGTCCCAGCTGGGCTCTCTAGTGTCCTCCAGGTGTGGCCTCAGGTGTGGGAGGTGTCTCAGGGTGGGAGGTCCCTTGAGTGGTGCTTACTGGGTAGACGGGGCTGAGAGGCTGACATCCTGGCTGGCAGCCCCCAAGTGGCTCATCCATGTCTCCCCTGCAGTGAGGCCCATCAGCTAGGATGATGGCGTCCTGGGTGGACAGGAGACCTTGGCTGCAGCCCGCTCTCTCCACTGATCTATACTCACTAGAGAACCTTCTCCAGTCTCTGCAGGTGGCTGTGACCCTGACTTGGTTCTCAAGCTTCAGGATGGCTGCCATGGgctatccacaccctctccctgGGTTCTTGTAAAGCAGCATTTCCCAGACTTCAGGCTTTTGGGAACTGCCTCGTGGCATCTGCCTTGCTATCCTGCCACCCAGCCTCACACAGTCTGTGAGTCTCTGCAGCCATATGTACTTAGCATTTTCTTGGAGTCATCTCATCTTTTTACTTCCAtgaatttatttagaaagaaaacttCTTATCTCTTTCACTAACGGAAACATCAGTATCCTTGCCAGAAATAGAAGGGGGTCAGAACCGCAACTTCAGTGAGGCTgcagcagccccagcagtgttGCTGAAGTCCAGCTTGGATGGCTGGAGACGCTGAGCCCAAGGCCTGCTTTCTCCTTGTTAGACGCTGGAGGGACGTTAAAGATGCAGCAGCACCAGCATGAGCCTTTCTCTGGACAGAACCAGAGGACTGGGAGGGCGCTCTAAAGGCCCCTGTTCTTACTCTGTGACTCAGTTATTTTGTCGGGTGTTCACCCACCATCCAGGGTCATCTGCCCGTCCCACTCTGCCCTAATGACTGAGGAGGTGGAGCTGGCTGGTCTCGGTGGGGTTGGAGTGGAGAGGTCTAGATTCTTGGTTACAGCAGTGCCTCTGACACACAGACTTTCTTTCTGTGAAGCTAACCAGCTGGCACTtgggtttaaaaaataatacttttatttatttatttttggctgtgctgggtctttgttgctgtgtgagcTTTTCTCTCCTTGTGGCTCACGgggttagttgctccatggcgtgtgggatcttcccgggtcagggatcgaacccatgtctcctgcgttggcaggcggattctttacccctgagctactGGGGTAGTCCCCTGGcaccaggattgaacctgagacTGTGGCCTTAGCACCTGGGCAGGTGTCCAGCCTTTGAGCACCCACAATGTGCCGGGCAGTGAGCTAAGCGAATCCCCGGATGCCCAAAGGGGCCGGTAACCCCCGTTGCTGTTTGACAACTGGAGGGCTGGGGGTCGATGAGGGGAGGCGACTTGCCCACGGTTGCACATCTGGTCTGGGAGGTTCAAGCGCAGAGCCTGGGTCTGAGCCTTGCGCTGCCGAGCCGGCGGTGACGTGCCCTTAAAACCCGGCTCCCCGGTCACCGCCCTGGGTGACCGCTCCACTGGCTCTCCCCCTCGGTCTCCTCTGATGGGTCCTCCTGCTCTGCCGCCATCTGAGGCACTCCCCAGCCTCTGTCCTCCTCAGACCTCCTTGCTTTTTCCCACGTTCACTTCCTTAGTGAGCTCGTCTCATCCCGTGACTGGAAGTACCACATATACGCTGATGACTTCCAGCCTGGACCACTCACTTACTTCGCCCCCAGCAgaattggggatttttttttttccaggctccGGACGTAGTCCTTAACTTGACTTCCTTGTATCGACTCCTTGATGTGCATTGCTCAGGCCAGGAACCTTGGCGGCAGCCTGACGCCTCTCTTTCCCTCTCGCTGCACACCCTGTGTGCTTTCTGTGTTCAAAACACACGTAGGGCCTGACCGCTTCTCCCGTGTCAGTGGCTGCCCCCACTCCAATGGCTGAGCCCTTCATCTGATGCCCAGGCTATGGCACTGACCTTCCTCCGGCTTCCAGAGCCCATTCTTGCTTCCTTTTGATCTCACACTGCAGCCATGGTGATccctgggagttccctggcggcCAGTGGCTAGGACGCAGCATgagcccgagtttgatccctggtcagggaattaagatcccacaagacatgaggtgcagccaaaaaaagagaagtgcAGGCCCTGTCGTGAGAGTCCTTGCCCCTCGTCTGGTCTCCTTTCCTCCACCATCCCCTCACTCTTTCTGTTTCAGCCGCACTGGGCTCCTTGTTGTTCCTTGAGCACCAAGGAcactcctgcctcaggacctttgcacctgctgttgcctctgcctggagaacctcacgTCACCACACAGATCTCCCCCTAACTTCCGTCCCTTTCCTCTGGCCTCTGCTTGGCTGTCTTACTAGCCGCTTGGTTAGTAACAAGATGACACTTGCACAGATCCCCTCCAGCCCTCATTCCCTAAGTTGTTCTCAGCAGAAAATAGCACCACCTGACACATTGCACGCTTTCCATTTATTGTTGGCATG
The sequence above is a segment of the Dama dama isolate Ldn47 chromosome 8, ASM3311817v1, whole genome shotgun sequence genome. Coding sequences within it:
- the HTR6 gene encoding 5-hydroxytryptamine receptor 6; this translates as MVPEQVPANHSTPDWGSGPPWAPGGSGWVAAALCVVIALTAAANSLLIALICAQPALRNTSNFFLVSLFTSDLMVGLVVMPPAMLNVLYGRWVLARRLCLLWAAFDVMCCSASILNLCLISLDRYLLILSPLRYKLRMTPARALALVLGAWSLAALASFLPLLLGWHEPGRARAPAPGQCRLLASLPFVLVASGLTFFLPSGAICFTYSRILLAARKQAVQVASLTTGTAGQALETLQVPRTPGPGVESAGSRRPASKHSRKALKASLTLGVLLGMFLVTWLPFFVANIVQAVCDCISPGLFDVLTWLGYCNSTMNPIIYPLFMRDFKRALGRLLPCPRSPREHQPGLASPSVRTSHSGPRPGLSLQHVLPLPLPPDSDSDSGSGGFSGPRLAAQLLLPGEAARDAPPPARATTAVNFFSINRTEPELRPRPPGTPTN